GTTAACTATTGTTGATTGGTTAAAGATCTGGTCTGGTTTTATTTCGGTTGCAAGCAAATTTGTGGTATTTTGTTCACTATTTTACTTCAGAAGCTCTATTCCGCATAAATACTTCGCCAGACAGTCCCTACCTAGGGTTGAGATTCTGAAAATTCGAGTAATAGTCTGGCCAGTGATGAGACAAACTGCAGAAACGGCACCCATGGCACACTTAGATGAAGACGACGCGAAACGTGCGATCAACCGCGACAAAGGCATTGCTTATGCACGGGCAGCTGGGATCGCGGTTGGGATCTTCCTGCTCGCATGGCTACCACTCAATTCACTTCGCTGGCAAGGAGAGGGCCCAGCATGGTTGCTTAATTGGGAATCAGTACTTTTTGCACTAATAGGCATCTTCATGCTTCTTCCCTGGAGGCGCTTTCAACAGAAATCTATTTGGAAGCCGCTTTTCGGAATTCTTTGTGCCCTGGCTGCAATGTTTGTTTTCACCATGGTCATCGATTTGATGTTTCTCTACATGCACGCAGCAGAGTCCAATCAGAAGCCGCCTCCACCCGCATTTCAAAGTCTGATGATTTTTGTCATCATGATGCAGCCACCTGCGGTGCTTTTCCAACGTCGGCCTCAGCTTCTAGACTGATTTAGCCACAGAGACGCAGAGAACACAAATAAGTACAATACGTATTTACACCAAAAAGTGAATGGATACATGCTTTTACAGAACACAATTGGATCGACTTTGATTCATCTGTCACAAACCCAGTTTCATAAGCCTATTTCTCTGTGCGCTCTGCACCTCTGTAGCAAAATTCGGTAATGACCATACCGACAAAAATCGGGATATTGCTGCTTGGCGTATTCGCCTGTTCGACTTCAGTTCTCTGGATCAAACTGACTACGGTTGATCCGATATTGCTTGCTACTTACAGAATGCTGGCAGCTGCCCTTATTCTCTCACCAGTCTTTTTCAGAGCCAGGAAAAGGCACCGAGATGCTTTCGGGAGCAAGGAACTACGTCGCTGCCTGTGGCCGGGAATTCTTCTCGCCGCACATTTCATCACATGGATTATAGGTGCACGTCTAACCTGGGCGGCAAATTCATCACTGATCGTTAACGTCATCCCCGTGGCAATGCCGTTCCTGCTTTATTTTGCGGTGGGCGAACGCATTACTCGCGGTGAAATCCTTGGAACAGTAATCGCGATAGGCGGAGTCGTTGTGCTTGCACTGGAAAGCTACCAGTTGGACTCAAAGCTCCTGATGGGAGACCTTATTTGTGCCGGTTCGATGCTTCTATTTGCCATATACTTGATGCTGGGAAGGAAAAACAGGGACTTTGCCAACCTATGGCTCTATGTCGTGCCTGTTTATGCCATTGGCGGAATCGTTTGCCTTTTGGTGGCAATACCATTGGCGAATTTTTCAACTGAGGTACCTGCAATTCAATGGGTTTATGTAGCTGGTCTGACGATTGTGCCGACGATTTTCGGTCATTCCTTGCTGAATTGGGGCATGAAACACTTGCGCGGGCAACTCGTGGCCATCGTGAATCTCGCACAGTTCATCTTTGCAGGGACAATGGGCGCGATTTTCCTGGATGAAATCCCTGGCGGAATGTTCGTACTCGCCGCCGGTCTTGTCGTGGCTGGAGCCATAACCGCAATCAAGACCCAACCGCAGGAGAAAGGGTAGGGCGGGTAGTAAATAAAATATGGTAACTCACTGGATCGGATACTTGATTGTCATGTAAACACTTGCATATACAGTGCTACATCAGTAATTAAAATAGCCATGAAAGTAAGCTACAAATTCCTAATTATACTAATCGCTTTTACCCCCTTTCTAGTCCTAAAAAGTCAAGTCCAGGTATTTCCGAAAGATTATGACGACAGGTTAATGACAATCGCCGAAGCGGTCAAAAAAGTGAATATTGCTTCGGACAAAATCGAAGCCAAAGGCATTGAGGTCATTAAAGAGCCTAATTTCTCACAAGTGCTTCTGGGAGGCCACAACCTTTACATCATCCATGCGGAAAGTGGAGAGATCGTCTACTTTCCCCATAAAGTCCAAACCGATGATGCTGAGGCTCTTGCCATAAAAGAAATTAATGGAAAGCCTTTCAGCCGTTTAGTTGAAAACAATGGAAGCCATAGCAATATCGGAGTCTGGTGGAATTTGGTGTCCGATACCTTGATGATGCATCCACACAAGTACTACAGCAGGGCTGTGTCGGCACCAAACGGTGAAAACTACGTGCTGTCTGCCAGCAACAACAACGTCAAGATGGAGCGGGTATTCATTGAGACTTTGGTCACAGATGCAGTCATGCTCTTCGAA
The Rubellicoccus peritrichatus DNA segment above includes these coding regions:
- a CDS encoding DMT family transporter, which translates into the protein MTIPTKIGILLLGVFACSTSVLWIKLTTVDPILLATYRMLAAALILSPVFFRARKRHRDAFGSKELRRCLWPGILLAAHFITWIIGARLTWAANSSLIVNVIPVAMPFLLYFAVGERITRGEILGTVIAIGGVVVLALESYQLDSKLLMGDLICAGSMLLFAIYLMLGRKNRDFANLWLYVVPVYAIGGIVCLLVAIPLANFSTEVPAIQWVYVAGLTIVPTIFGHSLLNWGMKHLRGQLVAIVNLAQFIFAGTMGAIFLDEIPGGMFVLAAGLVVAGAITAIKTQPQEKG
- a CDS encoding cache domain-containing protein, which produces MTIAEAVKKVNIASDKIEAKGIEVIKEPNFSQVLLGGHNLYIIHAESGEIVYFPHKVQTDDAEALAIKEINGKPFSRLVENNGSHSNIGVWWNLVSDTLMMHPHKYYSRAVSAPNGENYVLSASNNNVKMERVFIETLVTDAVMLFELTGEKAFDTFKDPDSYFRYKDTYVFVIDMEGTLLCDPGMPSMEHNPLFMKKFGDGVQKEIDIVNSESGEGWFFYHFYEPTEEDKIEPKWYFTKRATRKGKKYIVGSGIYPADIKDASRLIKDTVTEK